The Mesorhizobium sp. INR15 region CTGGACGGACGCCGTGTACGACTTGTCCACGGACACCGCCGGCTGGTTGGCTCCGTTGGAGCCATAGTTGTCGCTTGCTGCGAAAGCGCTGCCGGAAATGGCCAGAACGGCGGCGGCAGCAATGAGGAACTTGTTCATTTTAAGTACTCCTGAATTTCTGAATTTCGCCAGGGCGGCGGGCGAGCCCGCCGTCTGCTGGGGATCGGCTGTTAACGGTTGCCGAAGAGGTTACGGTCGCTACCCTGGGCAGGCGTCTGAGCAGCCGGCTCCGACTTCTGAATAGAAGCGGTGGACGAGCTGTCGACAGCAGTGGCTGCACCGTTGGAACCGTAGTGGTCGCTGCCATTAGCGAAGGCGCTGCCGGAAATGGCCAGAAGGGCGGCGGCAGTGAGGATGATCTTTTTCATTTTTTTGTACTCCAGTATCTTAGTTTTCCGTCCGTCTAGCGGCGTGTCTTGGAAGGAATTCGCGTCGTTCGGACAGCCCCGATGTGGGAGAACCATCCCGCCTTTTCCAATCACGAAGTTGTTCCATTGGGGCGTGATTTTGCTGCTTGAAATTGCGTCACGGGCTTCCCACACGCTAAATTTTCTTCGTATTATCAGACAGTTATGCCCCAATGCCTGGTCCACCCTGCCAAGGACTCATGCGCCGGCGTTCACACCGTCCTGCACGCACTGTCAACAGAAACGAACCGTTCGGTTCGATTTTAGAAGATGCTAATAGTCACTTTTCGAAACTGTTAACCTTTTTTAACCCCATGATGGCTCGGATTTGAAGGAATCACGGCAGGCGGCACCTGTCGGAAAGATGGGGCGTTCGCCGCGCAATCGCCAATCGCACCCTTTCGTGCGCGTGTCGCGCCCACATGGATACGATGTCGCATTCATGCCGATGACGCGCCCGCGATCATGATTAGATGCTCGTCATCTCAGGTGCCGCTTCGTGACGACGAAGTGGAGAATTGGGAAGCCGGTCAAAGTCCGGCGCTGCCCCCGCAACGGTGGTGGAGTTCAAGTCGCAACGGGAGACCACTGGGCGAAAGCCTGGGAAGGTGTCGCGACCGTCCGCAAGGACACTCCAGAGCCCGGAAACCAGCCCGAGATGTTTAGACTCGACTGATCGCGGTGGGCGCTCAAGAGGTGGATAGTGCATGTCCGGCGCACCGCCGGCCTGCGGTCGATCCTCCCTCCATCACCACCAGTTCAGTCATTAGAGCGACGCGTATCCGCTTGGACGCACAACGTACGCTCTAGGTTTTGAACCGGCGCATCGTGCTTTCCGAAAATTTCGGGCCGATGCGATGAATATGAGGACAGGACATGGACGCACGCAACGACATGCTGAGGCTGCTGCAAAGCCGCAAGAGCGGTTTCTCGCTGGAGCAGCCCTTCTACACCGATCCCGACTACTTCAAGCTCGACATGGAGCTGATCTGGTATCGCGACTGGCTGTTCATCGGCCATGATTGCGAATTGCCGAAGCCGGGCAGTTTTGTCACGGCGCAGATCGGCGACTATCCGGTGGTGCTGGTCCGCGACCAGCAAGGCAAGATCAATGCCTTCCACAATTCCTGCCGCCATCGCGGCAGCCGTGTCTGCAACACCGAAAAGGGCACGGCGGCCAAGCTTGTCTGCCCCTATCACCAATGGACCTACGAGCTGGATGGCCGGCTTTTGTTCGCCCGGCAGATGGCCGACGGTTTCGACAAGAGCCAGTTCGGGCTGAAACCCGTCGCTTGCGAGAGCGTCGGCGGCTACATCTTCATCTGCCTGGCCAGGGAGCCGGCGGATTTCGCGCCGATGCGGGCGATGATCGAGCCTTATCTTCTGCCGCATCGCCTACGTGAAGCAAAGGTCGCCTTCGAGAGCACCATTATCGAGAAGGGCAACTGGAAGCTGGTCTGGGAAAACAACCGCGAGTGCTACCACTGCGCGGCCAATCATCCAGAGCTCTGCAAGACCTTCCCGGAAGCGCCGACCGTGACCGGCGTCAATGGCGCCGACAGCGACCCGGAGATGGTCGCGCACTGGGCGAAGTGCGAGGCAGCCGGCCTACCGAGCAAGTTCCGCATTGATCCGGCCGGTCAGTATCGCGCCACCCGTGCGCCGCTGCTTCGCGATGCTGTCAGCTACACGATGACCGGCAAACTGGCGGTGAAGAAGAACCTCTCCGACGCCGTCTCCGCCGACCGGATAGGCACCTTGATGCACTATCACTACCCGACGACCTGGAACCACATCCTTATCGACCACGCGGTGACGTTCCGGGTGCTGCCAATCAGCGCCACTGAAACGGCGGTGACAACGAAGTGGCTGGTGCACAAGGACGCTGTCGAAGGCGTCGACTATACAATCGACGGCCTTACGCATGTGTGGACCGAGACCAACGACCAGGACCGCCGCATCGTCGAGGAAAACGCTTTCGGCATCCTGTCTCCAGCCTATGAGCCTGGCCCCTATTCGGAGCTGCATGAGGGCGGCGTGATCCAGTTCGTCGAATGGTACGCGGGTTTCATGGGCCCACGCCTTGCCGAAGGCGGCCGACCAGCATTGCGTAGCGTTGCCTAGAGCAATTCCAGGAAAAGTGTGTAACGGTTTTCCGTCCGGAATTGCGTAAAAACAATGAGTTAGAGCGGGTCAGCGATTCTATCAAACGCTGAACCGCTCTAGCGTAAAAGGGACAAGAGGATGAATTCAATGACGGATCTTGGCCTCTATCGCCATCTCGACCAGATGGCGCCCTGGAACGACCGGCTCCAGGTGCTGGAAGTGATCGGCGTCAGTGACGAAGCGCCTGACGTCAAGACATTCACCTTCCGCTCCGACAACCAGACCTGGTTCCGCTACCAGCCTGGGCAGTTCGTGACACTGGAATTGCCCACGGCTGACGGGCCGCTGATGCGTACCTACACGCTGTCGTCTTCGCCATCGCGGCCGTTCTCGATCGCGGTGACCGTGAAGGCGCAGGCCGGCAGCATCGGTACACGCTGGATGTTCGACAATCTGGTGCCGGGCGTGCACGTCAAGGCCTATGGCCCGGCCGGTGATTTCTCGCTGCACAGCCACCCGGCGGCCAAATACCTGTTCATCTCCGCCGGGTCCGGTGTAACGCCGATGATGTCTATGCTGCGCTGGCTGAATGATTGCGCACCATGGACCGATGTCGGCTTCGTCAACTGCGCACGGCGGCCCGAAGAGATCATCTTCCGCAAGGAGCTCGAGCTCCTCGGCAGCCGCATGCCGGGCCTTTCCCTCGGCTTCATGATCGAGGAGCGGTCCAGCCGCGAGGGTTGGTTCGGCCATATGGGCCGCATCGACGCGATACGGCTGCCTTTGCTGGCCCCTGATTTTCGCGAACGTGCGATCTTCTGCTGCGGCCCCGATCCTTTCATGCGTGCGGTGCGCGGCATGCTGGAAGCCTCCGGTTTCGACATGGAAAATTACCATCAGGAGAGCTTTGCCGCGCCCGCCGTCGAGGAAATCCCGGCGCCATTCGCATCACCTCCGGAAGGCGGTGCCACGGTTCCCGTCGAAGCCGCGACGCCGGTCCGCTTCTCGCTTTCGGATGTCGACGCCGAATGCGTCGCCGGCCAGACAGTGCTGCAGACAGCGCGCGCCTCTGGCGTGAGAATCCCGGCTGCCTGCGAGTTTGGCCTGTGTGGAACCTGCAAGGTGAAGAAGATCGCCGGCGAAGTCGAGATGAGTCACAATGGCGGCATCCTCGATCACGAAATCGAGGATGGCTTCATCCTCGCCTGTTGCTCAAAGCCGATTTCGGCACTCGAAATCGAGGCGTAGCGGCTGGAGACGCCGCATCCAGCACCCGACTGCCTCCGGATATCGTGCTGTACGCCCGGCTGCCCGCTATCTTGCCAAAACGCCGGCAAATGGTTAGACGCCTTGCAACGGCTGGGCGCGGCCGTGACGGCCGACGATTGTTTTCCGAGGCCACCTTTGGGCGGGGAACAATGATGCAGCAATCCGGCATCTACGCGGTTGCAAGCAAGGATATCGTTTTCGAATCCTTCGATGGCGAGGCTGTTGTCCTCGATCTGGCAACCGGGAAATATTTTGGCTTTTCAGATTCAGGCAGCAGGATCTGGGAGGCGCTGTCATCCGGCGTGCCGGCATCCGAGCTTATCGATGCCGCGACTGCTGTGGGAACAGTCGGCGCGGGTGAGATCGACAGCTTCATCGGGCAGTTGCTCGAATTCGGGCTGCTGGTGCCAGCATCCGGTGCACCGGCGCTGCTTTCGAGCGAACTGCTGACGCAACTCGCCCAGGCACGCGAGCCGCTCAAGGTCGATCTCCATGACGACCTGGCCGACCTTATCGTGGTCGACCCCATCCATGATGTCGAGGAACCCCTCGGCTGGCCTGCCGTGAAGCAGGCCACCTGAGCACCTTGGGCGCCCCACGGCAGCAAATCACCCTGGAGAGCCTGCCGGACTACGCACGCCACGTGCTTGCGGTGGCGGAAAGCCGCGCCGCAAGCTACCCCCTAACCAGCCAGATCAAGCTGCCTCGGCTGGAACTGACGGCGCATCTGGGGCCTGGCGCATTGGCGGATGCCATTGGCAATGCCTTTGTTCCGGTCCGGGCAGACGAGGCGGAAGCCGGCGCCTGCGGTGTCTTCATCACCCATGCCGGGATCGAGGGCATTCCCGCGCCTGCCACCTGGGGCAACCAGCTCTATATCCCGCATGCATTCGCCACCAGGCTGGCGGAGGCCGGGCTGCGCGGCAGCTATTTCCACGATCTCGATTTCTGGCAGTTCTACGACCCCGAACGCCATGTCGGCGCGCAACTGATGATGTCGGCGGACGGCTTCCCGCCCTGGGAGCCGGGCGCACCCCTGCGCGCTTTCCTGCATTGGGAATACGCGGCACGCGGCATGCGGCTGACCCATGCAGGCACCCTGGGCCTGAATGGCAAAGGCATCCTTCTTGCCGGGTCTGGCGGGGCCGGCAAATCAGGGACCGTTGTCGCTGGCCTGCTCAACGGACTCGATAGTGTCGGCGATGACTATGTGCTGATCGATCTGAACGACGGCGTGACCGCGTATCCGCTGTTTGCCACGCTCAAGCAGGATCCCCGAGGTTTCGCCCGATTGGGATTGAAGCAGCGGCTGAAGTCCTACGACCCGCTCAATTGGCAAGGGAAACATCAATTTCGCGTCGATGATATCGCGGCGCGGCCGATACCTGCGAGTCTGGACATTGCTGCGTTGATGGTACCACATATCAGTGGAAACCTGGAGAGCTCAATCGTGCCTGTATCGCGCAAGGATGCCATGATCGCACTGGCGCCGTCCGGCATCTCACAGATGCCCGGCGAACGCGAAAGCGGCTTTCGCTTCTTCAGCCAGCTCACCAGCCTGTTGCCATGCTACCGGCTGTCGCTGGGGACACAGCCGGCTGAGATCGCCGCAACGGTTTCCGATTTCCTTGCTCGGGGCGATGCATGACACTGAGCGTCATCATGCCTGTCCACAACCGCGAACACTATGTCGTTTCCGCGTTGCGGTCCCTGCTCAGGCAGCGCGGCGATGCCGACCTGGACATCATCGTCATCGATGACGGCTCGACAGATGGCACCAATGACGCCGTGCGCGCGCTGGCACGGGAGACATCGTGCATCCGTCTTTTCCAGCAGGCCAATCAGGGGGTGGCCAAGGCGCGCAACGCGGGCCTGGAACAGCTGCTGCCGGGCACGCAATACGTGTCTTTTCTCGATTCCGACGACATTTCCCCGGCTGGACGCTTCAAGGCCGACCTCCCCTGTTTCGCGGACGACCCCGCGCTTGAGCTTACCTATTCGTTGATGAGCGAGGTTGACGCCATTGACGACGACGCTCTGGAGCCCGCCGCCAACTGCCGTTCCGTGACCACGCGCGGGGTCTATCTGGGGGCAGGGATCTTCAGCCGAAGGCTTGTTGACCGCACCGGCGGCTTTGACGACGCCCTTATCCAGGCGGAAGATATCGACTATCTGCTGCGCGTATTCGAAAGTGGCCCCCGGTTCGCCCTGCCCGATACAATAGCGATTTACTACCGGCATCACTCCGGCAACATGACCAAGCAGGGCGACGTCAAGCGCAGGGAATATCTGCGCGCGATCCAGAAATCGATGCGCCGGCGCAAGGCCGATCCGTCGCTACGCTCAGTCGAAGGGGTTTTCGAAATGAGGAGCCCCGCCGACTGGCGGGTTGCTTGACATGATTTGCACGGATTGGCCCGGTTCTCGTGCGGGAGCACAATGGCGGCATGGAGGTGCGCGGTGAAACTGAGCGTCATCATGCCGGTCTATAACCGCGAGCATTTCGTCGGCTCCGCGCTCCGCTCGCTGATCAGGCAGCGCGATGATGTCGACCTCGACGTCATCGTCATCGACGATGGTTCAACCGATGGCTCGGCGGCGGTGGTGCGGTCCTTGATCGGAGAAAGCACATGCATTCGTCTGTTCCAGCAAGCCAATAGCGGAGTGACCAAGGCGCGCAACGCCGGGCTGAGACAGTTGCTGCCGCAGACGCAATACGTATCCTTCCTCGATTCTGACGACATTTCCCCGATTGGCCGCTTCAAGGCGGACCTCGCCTGCTTCAGCGAAGACCCCGACCTTGAAGTGACCTATTCACGCATGACGCTGGTCGACAAGCTCGACAATGAGACGCTTGAGCCGGCCGTCGACAGCAATTGCATCACCGTGCGGGGGATTCATCTTTCGGCGGGAATTTTTACCCGCGACCTCATCGACCGCAGTGGCGGTTTTGATGAGGATTTCAGGCAAGCGGAAGACACCGACTTTTTGCTCCGTGTGTTCGAGAGCGGCCCGAAATACGCCATGCCCGATACGGTGGGACTCTACTACCGACGCCATCCAGGCAACATGACCAAGGAAGCCGAAGTGCCTTTTCGTGAATTCATGCGTGCCATCCACAAATCGATAAAGCGGCGCAGGGCCGATCCTTCGTTGCGCAAGGTCGAGGGGATCTTCGATTTCAGGGAACTCGCACATTGGCGCTTCCTCTGATGGCTGGTTATGGCGTCGTCATTCCCGCCTTCAACGCTGCCGCGACCATCGCCGCGACATTGAATTCGGTGCTGGCGCAGACGGTCAAAGCCAGCGCCATCATCGTCGTCGATGATGGCTCGACCGACGATACGATTGCTGCAATCGGAGCCTTGAGCCTGCCGGTGACCGTGCTCAGGCAGGAGAATGCGGGGCCCGGCAGTGCCACCACCAGAGGCTTCGCGGCGCTGTCCACCCCGTTCATAGCCACGCTGGACGCCGACGATCTGTGGCTGCCCAACAAGATCGAAAAACAGCTCGCCCATCTTGACCATCATCCCCAGACGTCGGGTGTCTTCACGCATTGGCAAAATTTTCGCGATGACCGGCCTGATTTGCCGGAGGGGAACAGTGTAGCCGGCTGGTCGCGGACAACGATGATGATCCGCCGAGAGGTCGCCGAGGCCGTTGGCCCGATCATCGATCCGCAAGGCGGGCGCGGCGATATGGTCGATTGGATCGCCCGTGCGCGCGAGGCCAACTTCAGGCTGGATATGCTGGACGACATCCTGGCTCTGCGCCGCATCAGGCCCGGCAGCCTGTCATATGGCCGCGACCCGGCACGCGACCGAGGCTATCTCGAGGTCGTTCGGCTGGCCATGCAGCGCCGGGCGCAAAACAAACTGGACGCTGGCTGATGGCCAAGGGACTTCGCCGCATCAGCAAACGCTTTCCCGACTATGGCTGGTCGTGGCCGACGGGCAAGCTCGACCAGTTGCTCAAGGCGGCACTGCTTCCTGATGAGGACGCAGCCTGCCAATACGCGGCGCGTTGGCTCGATGAAAACGACATCGACCTCGTTTCCTTCCGCGAACACCGGCTGCTGGCGGCGATTTCCGACCGGTTTGGCCGCAGGCTCGCCGGCCACTCCGCCTATCCTCGCCTTGTCGGCCTGCAGAAGATGCTTTGGACCAAGTCGCGCATGGCCATGCGCGAAGCCGAGCCGGCACTGAAGGCGATGGTCGACGGCGGCGCCGACATCATGCTGATCAAGGGCGCCAGCCGCATTGCCGTCAATGCATCGGCGCAGCGCGGCCGGGTGGCGCATGACATCGACATCTTGGTGCGGCCGCGAGACATGACCACGGTCTTCGACATCTTGCGCGGCCGCGACTGGCAGATCGCTTCCGGCGTCAGCCCGCAATATTTGCGGACCCGGCTGCCGTCGCTGCGGTCGATGAATTTCTTCAAAGGCAGTTTCGGCGACATCGACCTGCACCAGCTCGGCTATGACGGGTCGCAGCCGAGCGCGGAGGATGACGTGGCGATCTGGGCGCGGGCCATTCCAGCCGCATTCAGTGGCGTCAGTGTGTTCGTCCCCTCCCCGGCCGACCGCATGACCCTGGCAATCGCGCATGGCGGCCTTGACGCCCACACACACAGCGATTGGCTGGTCGATTGCGCGGTCGCCATCCATGGCGGCGATGTCGATTGGGATGTTTTCACCGATATCGTCAGCAGGCGCGGCATTGCCGTCGCCGCGGCGGTGGCGCTTTCCTATCTCGGCCTGGACATCGGAATTCCAGTTCCGGAGGCTGTGCTGGCAAGAACAGTCGAGATGGCGGACCGTGCCGGCCTGTCGCGCTGGTCCGCGCTGTTGCAAGCAAAGCCGCGCACGGATTTCGGCAACCTTGTCTGGCTGTCGCGCGGATTTGCCAAGCAGTTGCGCCTGAAGCGAAAGAGGGGCCGGCCACGGCAAGCGCCGCCTGCGAGCGCCTGGCGCGGCAGATTGGCGAGGCGCAAGACCGATGTTTCACCGGCATCAATGGTGTTCTCGCAAATCATCCCTTGCCCGCAGGCGAGCGGAGACATGATGCTGGATCTCACCGTCAGGATCGATGTTCCACCGGTCCGGCGCCGCATCGAGATGGAGATCAATGCCGGCGACGACCATATCGCCCGGCTGCGCGCCATGGTCATCAGCCGGTCCGGCAAGGAAAGGGTGCTCCGCTTTCGCGGCAGGGTGACACTGGGCGGCGCAGGACGACCTTTGGTGCTTGAGGCGCGGCCTTCACGCCAGTTTCGCGAATGGGACAATGCGGGGACCGTCGCCGCCTATGGGGCGCTGCCATTCCAGTTGCTGTCGGCGGAATTCTCGCCAGCCAGTTGATCACGGTGATGTTAGGGATCAGACTCCGTAGCGCTCCGTGCGGATGACCTCCGGGGCGATGCCCGCATCGATCAACGCCTGGGCAGCGGCCGAGACGAAGGCGTTCGACCCGCAGACAAAGGCAAGCCTGGGCGGTGCGGGCAGCCGCCCTATCGCCTGCACCATCATGGCGACATCGACGCGCCGCGCATAATCGCTTGGACGCCGGGCAGGTTCACGCGTCAGCGTCAGCACCAGATTGAAGCCATCCTTGCGATCGTCGAGACCGATCAATTCGTCGCGAAAGATCACCTCATCCCAGATCCGCGCCGAAAACACCAATGCGACCGCCACCGCCGATTTCCGCGCGGCGCGATGGCGGACCATGGACATCAGGGGGACCACGCCCGAACCGCCGCCAACGAGCAAAAGCGGCCCTTCATCGCTGCTGGACCAGACGAAATGGCCGCCCAGCGGCCCGCGCAGCTCGACCTCGTCACCGACCGCCGCCACGTCATGGAAGAACGGCGAAACCTCGCCGTCTTCGAGTTTTTCGATGGCCAGTTCGATCGTCTCCCCGGCTTCCGGCGCGGAGGCGATGGAATAGGAGCGGCGCGCCTGATAGCCGTCCGGCGCGGTCAGCCTGACATCGACATGCTGCCCGGCCAGGTAGGCGAACGGGCGCGAGGGCTGGAAAAAGAAACTGGTGACACGCGGCGTGCGTTTTTCAACACGGCTGATGATCGCTGTCTGCCAGGGCGACTGCGCCGCCTCGCTCATGGATCGTTCGTGTAGCGCTGCTCGCGCCACGGATCGCCATAGATATGATAGCCGCGCAATTCCCAGAAGCCGGGTTCATCGCGCGCGGTGAACTGCAGCCCGGTAAGCCACTTGGCCGATTTCCAGAAATAGAGATGCGGCACCAGCAGCCGCGCGGGTCCGCCATGGTCCGCCGTGATCGGCTTGCCTTCGTAGAGCAGCGCCACCATCGCCTTGCCGATGGTGAGATCTTTCGTCGGCACAT contains the following coding sequences:
- a CDS encoding DUF680 domain-containing protein encodes the protein MNKFLIAAAAVLAISGSAFAASDNYGSNGANQPAVSVDKSYTASVQKSEPVAQTPVQGSDRNLFGNR
- a CDS encoding DUF680 domain-containing protein — encoded protein: MKKIILTAAALLAISGSAFANGSDHYGSNGAATAVDSSSTASIQKSEPAAQTPAQGSDRNLFGNR
- a CDS encoding aromatic ring-hydroxylating dioxygenase subunit alpha is translated as MDARNDMLRLLQSRKSGFSLEQPFYTDPDYFKLDMELIWYRDWLFIGHDCELPKPGSFVTAQIGDYPVVLVRDQQGKINAFHNSCRHRGSRVCNTEKGTAAKLVCPYHQWTYELDGRLLFARQMADGFDKSQFGLKPVACESVGGYIFICLAREPADFAPMRAMIEPYLLPHRLREAKVAFESTIIEKGNWKLVWENNRECYHCAANHPELCKTFPEAPTVTGVNGADSDPEMVAHWAKCEAAGLPSKFRIDPAGQYRATRAPLLRDAVSYTMTGKLAVKKNLSDAVSADRIGTLMHYHYPTTWNHILIDHAVTFRVLPISATETAVTTKWLVHKDAVEGVDYTIDGLTHVWTETNDQDRRIVEENAFGILSPAYEPGPYSELHEGGVIQFVEWYAGFMGPRLAEGGRPALRSVA
- a CDS encoding hybrid-cluster NAD(P)-dependent oxidoreductase, whose translation is MTDLGLYRHLDQMAPWNDRLQVLEVIGVSDEAPDVKTFTFRSDNQTWFRYQPGQFVTLELPTADGPLMRTYTLSSSPSRPFSIAVTVKAQAGSIGTRWMFDNLVPGVHVKAYGPAGDFSLHSHPAAKYLFISAGSGVTPMMSMLRWLNDCAPWTDVGFVNCARRPEEIIFRKELELLGSRMPGLSLGFMIEERSSREGWFGHMGRIDAIRLPLLAPDFRERAIFCCGPDPFMRAVRGMLEASGFDMENYHQESFAAPAVEEIPAPFASPPEGGATVPVEAATPVRFSLSDVDAECVAGQTVLQTARASGVRIPAACEFGLCGTCKVKKIAGEVEMSHNGGILDHEIEDGFILACCSKPISALEIEA
- a CDS encoding PqqD family protein, producing MMQQSGIYAVASKDIVFESFDGEAVVLDLATGKYFGFSDSGSRIWEALSSGVPASELIDAATAVGTVGAGEIDSFIGQLLEFGLLVPASGAPALLSSELLTQLAQAREPLKVDLHDDLADLIVVDPIHDVEEPLGWPAVKQAT
- a CDS encoding serine kinase, whose protein sequence is MGAPRQQITLESLPDYARHVLAVAESRAASYPLTSQIKLPRLELTAHLGPGALADAIGNAFVPVRADEAEAGACGVFITHAGIEGIPAPATWGNQLYIPHAFATRLAEAGLRGSYFHDLDFWQFYDPERHVGAQLMMSADGFPPWEPGAPLRAFLHWEYAARGMRLTHAGTLGLNGKGILLAGSGGAGKSGTVVAGLLNGLDSVGDDYVLIDLNDGVTAYPLFATLKQDPRGFARLGLKQRLKSYDPLNWQGKHQFRVDDIAARPIPASLDIAALMVPHISGNLESSIVPVSRKDAMIALAPSGISQMPGERESGFRFFSQLTSLLPCYRLSLGTQPAEIAATVSDFLARGDA
- a CDS encoding glycosyltransferase family A protein — encoded protein: MTLSVIMPVHNREHYVVSALRSLLRQRGDADLDIIVIDDGSTDGTNDAVRALARETSCIRLFQQANQGVAKARNAGLEQLLPGTQYVSFLDSDDISPAGRFKADLPCFADDPALELTYSLMSEVDAIDDDALEPAANCRSVTTRGVYLGAGIFSRRLVDRTGGFDDALIQAEDIDYLLRVFESGPRFALPDTIAIYYRHHSGNMTKQGDVKRREYLRAIQKSMRRRKADPSLRSVEGVFEMRSPADWRVA
- a CDS encoding glycosyltransferase, which produces MKLSVIMPVYNREHFVGSALRSLIRQRDDVDLDVIVIDDGSTDGSAAVVRSLIGESTCIRLFQQANSGVTKARNAGLRQLLPQTQYVSFLDSDDISPIGRFKADLACFSEDPDLEVTYSRMTLVDKLDNETLEPAVDSNCITVRGIHLSAGIFTRDLIDRSGGFDEDFRQAEDTDFLLRVFESGPKYAMPDTVGLYYRRHPGNMTKEAEVPFREFMRAIHKSIKRRRADPSLRKVEGIFDFRELAHWRFL
- a CDS encoding glycosyltransferase family A protein, whose translation is MALPLMAGYGVVIPAFNAAATIAATLNSVLAQTVKASAIIVVDDGSTDDTIAAIGALSLPVTVLRQENAGPGSATTRGFAALSTPFIATLDADDLWLPNKIEKQLAHLDHHPQTSGVFTHWQNFRDDRPDLPEGNSVAGWSRTTMMIRREVAEAVGPIIDPQGGRGDMVDWIARAREANFRLDMLDDILALRRIRPGSLSYGRDPARDRGYLEVVRLAMQRRAQNKLDAG
- a CDS encoding nucleotidyltransferase family protein; translation: MAKGLRRISKRFPDYGWSWPTGKLDQLLKAALLPDEDAACQYAARWLDENDIDLVSFREHRLLAAISDRFGRRLAGHSAYPRLVGLQKMLWTKSRMAMREAEPALKAMVDGGADIMLIKGASRIAVNASAQRGRVAHDIDILVRPRDMTTVFDILRGRDWQIASGVSPQYLRTRLPSLRSMNFFKGSFGDIDLHQLGYDGSQPSAEDDVAIWARAIPAAFSGVSVFVPSPADRMTLAIAHGGLDAHTHSDWLVDCAVAIHGGDVDWDVFTDIVSRRGIAVAAAVALSYLGLDIGIPVPEAVLARTVEMADRAGLSRWSALLQAKPRTDFGNLVWLSRGFAKQLRLKRKRGRPRQAPPASAWRGRLARRKTDVSPASMVFSQIIPCPQASGDMMLDLTVRIDVPPVRRRIEMEINAGDDHIARLRAMVISRSGKERVLRFRGRVTLGGAGRPLVLEARPSRQFREWDNAGTVAAYGALPFQLLSAEFSPAS
- a CDS encoding ferredoxin reductase encodes the protein MSEAAQSPWQTAIISRVEKRTPRVTSFFFQPSRPFAYLAGQHVDVRLTAPDGYQARRSYSIASAPEAGETIELAIEKLEDGEVSPFFHDVAAVGDEVELRGPLGGHFVWSSSDEGPLLLVGGGSGVVPLMSMVRHRAARKSAVAVALVFSARIWDEVIFRDELIGLDDRKDGFNLVLTLTREPARRPSDYARRVDVAMMVQAIGRLPAPPRLAFVCGSNAFVSAAAQALIDAGIAPEVIRTERYGV